TTTTTCAAACCCTCATCGTCCAGCCCGGCCAGCAAGGGTCTCTCATCGCGCTTGCGACTGACCCGTTCAAAAATCGTATCGACAGAAGCGCGAAAACAAAGACACACGCCGGATTTGCGAATAACCTCCCAATTTCGCTCCTGCGTGATCGCACCACCGCCGAGCGACACGACCACATTGTCCATCTTCGATGCCACGATAACTGCCTGGTGTTCCAACTGGCGAAACGCGGTTTCACCATCTTGTTCAAAAATCTCGGGAATAGTTTTCCCAGCAGCATCGACCAGCAATTCATCTGTATCGACAAAGGTCCGCTTCAACCACCCGGCCAAAATACGCCCAACTCTGGTTTTCCCAGTAGCCATAAAACCGGTGAGAAATATGGGTTTATCAGGTAAATCAAACACAGTGCTCTTCCACTATACGGTATCACATCTGTTCTGGTGTTTTCATCCCCAGCAAAGTTAGGCCCGATGTCAGCACCGTCTTAATCGCATAGACCAGAGCAACGCGGGCAGCCGTCAAATCCGCCTGTTTAGAAATAACCTGATGGGCATTGTAAAACCGATTGGCGACCGTACACAATTCAATCATAAGCGTTGTCACGACAGAAGGTTCGTATTCGTCCGCAGCCTTTTGAATCTGCCCTGGAAATCGCGCAAGACATTTGACGACCTCAATGGCTTCTGGCTCATTTAACAACGCGAAATCGATATCCCGCGGCGGCAAAGTGCCGTCATAACGCCGCAACACACTGCAATATCGCGCGTGGGTATATTGCAAATAGGGACCGGTTTCGCCGTTGAAATTTAAAACCTCGTCCCAATCAAACACAATATCGCGCGTCCGTTTGGAATCCAGATCCGCAAAAATAATCGCACCAATGCCCACATCTCGTGCAATCTGATCACTATTGGGCAAATCGGGATTCTTATCGGCAATAATTTTTCGCGTCAACTCAATCGCGCGATTCAGCACATCTTCCAAAAAAACCACATTGCCCCTGCGCGTTGAGGCTCCACTACCATCTTTGAATCGCAGTCGCCCAAATTGCACATGCGCGCATTTTTCTCGCCAATCGTATTCCATCAATTCCAACACCTGAAACAACTGTCGAAAATACAGCGATTGCGCCACATCCACCACATAGAGCAATTTTTCAAAGCGATATGTTTCCCACCGATACTCCAGCGCGGCCAAATCGCGCGTACCGTACAATGTCGCATCGTCGCTACGCAATGCAATCAAAGGCGGCATATCCCATTTTTCCAAATCCACAATAGTCGCGCCTTCACTCTCGGTCAGCAACCCCTTTGCTCGCAATCGGTCCAATGTCGCGGGCATCTTATCCTGATAAAA
This window of the Gemmatimonadota bacterium genome carries:
- the argS gene encoding arginine--tRNA ligase: MVNPFVEEIALQVSKATEMSCGDVKELIETPPKPEMGDYAFPCFTLAKIFRKAPHLIAEELSAQIATGNRISEVRPAGPYLNFFVPKTNLVGETLSAILEQGEDYGCGDHGAGKTVVIDFSHPNIAKPFGIHHLRSTVIGNALRNIYRALGYEVVGINHLGDWGSQFAKLILAWNYWGEGELTADITIQKLLELYVRINEEIEDNPKLEQEARDWFRRLEDGDEEAVRMWQVCVDVSFKEFDRVYDMLGIGFESIAGESFYQDKMPATLDRLRAKGLLTESEGATIVDLEKWDMPPLIALRSDDATLYGTRDLAALEYRWETYRFEKLLYVVDVAQSLYFRQLFQVLELMEYDWREKCAHVQFGRLRFKDGSGASTRRGNVVFLEDVLNRAIELTRKIIADKNPDLPNSDQIARDVGIGAIIFADLDSKRTRDIVFDWDEVLNFNGETGPYLQYTHARYCSVLRRYDGTLPPRDIDFALLNEPEAIEVVKCLARFPGQIQKAADEYEPSVVTTLMIELCTVANRFYNAHQVISKQADLTAARVALVYAIKTVLTSGLTLLGMKTPEQM
- a CDS encoding shikimate kinase; this encodes MFDLPDKPIFLTGFMATGKTRVGRILAGWLKRTFVDTDELLVDAAGKTIPEIFEQDGETAFRQLEHQAVIVASKMDNVVVSLGGGAITQERNWEVIRKSGVCLCFRASVDTIFERVSRKRDERPLLAGLDDEGLKNKIEVMMAERERFYARADAFATSTNDRSPEDTAETALLELQRVLDQD